The SAR324 cluster bacterium genome includes a window with the following:
- a CDS encoding acetate kinase produces the protein MKILVINAGSSSVKYQLFNMENHQVMATGLVERIGEPHSSLKHQKYPKQPGASEITVEQAISDHKEAMELIGKLLTDPHSGVIKDALEIAGIGHRVVHGGEAFHDAMVMTDEALQAVRDHVPLAPLHNPANLTGIEVSISIFPGVPQVGVFDTAFHQSIPAHAYHYALPYEYYTKHRIRRYGFHGTSHYYVAKEAAKYLNKPLNDCNFITIHLGNGASMAAVERGKSVDTTMGMTPLEGLIMGTRCGDVDPALHVYIAENVGLTIQAIDKLMNKESGLKGICGSNDMRDILEKVRKGDKYAKLAFDMYTYRIKKYVGSYCAVLGDVDAIIFTAGIGQNSPDVREAVCSRLNNIGIIMDTAKNKQSCSSILELNTSESPVKILAIATNEELEIALQTHRVIAEG, from the coding sequence ATGAAAATTCTGGTTATCAACGCGGGCAGTTCCTCCGTCAAGTATCAACTGTTCAATATGGAAAATCATCAGGTCATGGCCACTGGCCTGGTGGAACGTATCGGAGAACCTCACAGTTCCCTGAAACATCAGAAATATCCAAAACAGCCGGGAGCGTCCGAGATCACCGTGGAACAAGCCATCAGTGACCACAAGGAAGCCATGGAACTCATTGGCAAACTCCTGACCGATCCGCATTCCGGTGTCATCAAGGATGCCTTGGAAATCGCGGGCATCGGGCATCGGGTGGTGCATGGCGGCGAAGCGTTTCATGACGCAATGGTCATGACCGATGAAGCACTTCAGGCCGTCAGGGATCACGTTCCACTGGCACCTTTGCATAATCCGGCAAATCTGACAGGCATTGAAGTCTCCATCTCTATTTTCCCCGGAGTGCCTCAGGTTGGAGTGTTTGATACCGCCTTCCATCAAAGCATTCCCGCCCATGCCTATCATTATGCTCTGCCGTATGAGTATTATACGAAACATCGAATCAGACGGTATGGTTTCCATGGCACGTCGCATTATTATGTGGCCAAGGAAGCCGCAAAATATCTCAATAAACCGCTGAATGACTGTAATTTTATTACGATCCACCTGGGGAATGGCGCAAGTATGGCGGCGGTGGAACGTGGTAAAAGCGTGGATACCACGATGGGAATGACTCCGCTGGAAGGTTTGATCATGGGAACACGTTGTGGCGATGTGGACCCGGCTCTGCATGTGTATATTGCGGAAAATGTAGGATTAACGATTCAGGCGATTGACAAACTCATGAACAAGGAAAGCGGACTCAAGGGAATTTGTGGCAGCAATGACATGCGTGATATTCTGGAGAAAGTCAGGAAAGGTGACAAATACGCCAAACTCGCGTTTGATATGTACACCTATCGCATCAAAAAATATGTGGGATCCTATTGCGCGGTTCTGGGCGATGTGGATGCCATCATTTTCACCGCCGGTATCGGGCAGAATTCTCCAGATGTCCGGGAAGCTGTTTGTTCCCGTTTGAACAACATCGGCATTATTATGGATACCGCCAAAAACAAACAGAGCTGTTCTTCAATTCTCGAACTGAACACGTCTGAAAGTCCGGTCAAGATTTTGGCTATTGCCACCAATGAAGAACTGGAAATCGCCCTGCAAACGCATCGGGTGATTGCGGAAGGTTAA